In Colletotrichum destructivum chromosome 1, complete sequence, the sequence CAGTGTATTCATCAACTGGATTGTTGCCCCCTTTCTCATGGTACGTGAATAGGCCTTCTTCTTTGCCACTGCTCAAGCAAAGCTATGCTAACAACACGTCTGTCAGCTTGGCCTAGCTTGGGCTTTTCTTCCAGATGAGGATGGACTTAGAGAAGGTCTGATTCTTGTTGGGCTTGCAAGATGTATTGCCATGGTATGTTGAGCCTCCCAATGTTCGACGTTTGTAACTGACTCAGAAAATTCGAGGTCTTGATATGGAATGCGCTCGCTGGCGGTGACGCTGAATACTGTGCCATTCTCGTTGCCATCAACTCGATCCTGCAAATGGTCCTTTATGCCCCAATGGCCATTTTCTTCATCAGCATAATCAGTGGCGACTCGACGGCCCAGGAAATTTCTTACTCGACAGTTGCCACAAGCGTTGCCGTGTTCCTCGGAATCCCCCTCGGCGCGGCCATCATCACTCGATTTCTGGTTCGTCGACTAGCTAGCCCACGATGGTTTGATGTCGTTTTCATGCGCTTTCTTTCGCCGTGGTCGCTGATCGGTCTTCTGTACACGATTCTCATCCTGTTCGCATCTCAGGGTCGTCAAGTCGTGCAGCAAATTGTATCAGTCGTTCGCGTTGCTGCACCACTGATCGTATACTTtaccgtcatcttcttcctcaccCTCTGGCTATCGCGTCGCGCCGGTTTCAACTACGCGCTCTCAGCGACACAGAGTTTCACGGCTGCTAGTAACAATTTCGAATTGGCTATTGCTGTGGCCGTTGCATCCTTTGGACCGGATAGCCAGCAAGCTCTTGCTTCTACTGTTGGGCCCTTGATTGAGGTTCCAGTCTTGATCGGGCTCGTGTACCTGGTCCGTTTGGTAGCTAAACGATGGGGATTTACGGCATAAAGGTGGAATGTGTCTAGATGCCGTTGTAAATAATAGAGCAGGTAAATTGAGGTTGTCAGGGGAAGATGCACAGAGTAAATTCAGAGTAAATAAGGCTATCTCGCATAGTACGCAGATTAAAAGAATTAAGAATTGGCCCAAATATGTTTTTGCACATCCGTGAGGTGCTAATGCTTCACCCTTACTGGAGCGGGAGGGAATCCTGTTCAATAGCCGGCTAAGTCATCTAAATTTCACTGACAGCAAAAGAATTCAGCTCTTCTTGAGCTTCAGAAACTTTCAGATTACAGTTATTACCTTCGTCTGCTTCTTAAGACGCGTCGATGCTCGAACATGATTCCACCGGCGAGCAGACGAGTTGAGGTCGAGCATTGGTAGACTTAGCAACCGTCCGGGTGGCCGGCAAAGGTCGTGTAGGTCAACTTCGATACTGACATTACCAAGTTTGTCCAAAGACGGAGAAGATGCTACGCGACTTTAAAGAGAGATTTTTCATTTTCGTCTTCAATTCTTCATCTCCTGTCACCAATGAACAAAAACATATAAGCTTTTCTCAAACGGCTACCGACCCAACAAGCGGAAGTAAGTCTGACTTTGTCCTCTCATGGAAAGGATGATGTTGACCCCGAACCTGAAAAGCCCTGCCTCAAGGCCATGCGTGTGAATTCCTCATCCACTTTTCTCGCCCTGGGGCTTGCGTCCACGGCTGCCGGAGGTAGATTGACCATCGTCCAGACCGGCCCATCTGGCACTATGTGTGCAACAATGGCAATCCAATGGACTGATTTTGGCGAATTAACTGTCAGGGGCCACAAAGGCTGCCACGGAATGTCTGTTCCAGACATGGGTGAACTCTACGTTGATGCAGACAAGCTCCGCGCACAGGCCCGGCTCAGATACCAGTCTTTCAAGAAGTGTTTGAACGATGACGAGTCGGTGTTAGAAACCGGCGGCAAATTCAACGCATGAAAAATCCTGTAATTGAAAGAGAGCCTCTGCTCCTGGCACTTGCTCAAGGACGATAGCGACCCCACGGCCGGCGAAAAACAGATCGAGACCCTTTCGGCTACTGTAACCGCTGCCGAGCAGACGTCCGCCGCTACCTCACCCGAGTGCTCTCAGCCTGTGGAGCCGTCGAGAATTCgcagatggatggatgggtcgTCTGGATCTAATGTTTCACAGTGTAGGTTAAAAATTGTGTGTTCTAGAACAAGTTTGGGTTAAGAAATCCTTTGTATTAGACTCTAACTAGAAAAAGAAGTCTAACTGTTAGCATAGGTGTAAATTAATATATTAACAGATAACGTAGTCCACAAGTGAATGAATCATACAAGTAAGTGAATCACTTCTTATCGCTAAGAAAACCTTAATTTCTAagtatttattaaaaagCGAATCTTAAGCTATAGAAGACCTAGTTTTAATTATTATATAGCAATAAGAGTTATATTTTAGAATATAATAGTATATAAATTCTATTTTACTTTAATCTctttatataaagataaGCTGTTATCTTAAGGCTAGATAAGAGTCTATCTATATCTATAAGAGATATAGTACTGTACTTATTATTAAAGTATTATTTATTAGAATCTAAGTCTTATCGTTATACAATAATAAAAACTAGACCTTTTTTAGTTAAAGATTCGCTTTTAATAAATAGTTAGAACTTAGGGTTTACTTAGCGATAAGAAGTGATTCACTTACTTGTATGATTCATTCACTTGTGAACTACGTTATATTAATAAATTTACTTTATTTAGTTTAATTAGTGTAGCTGTAAAGGAAGAAAGGATAATACATAAGGGTGCCTGCCCTACTGTAGGCCTGcaaagtaggtaggtagcctATAGTAGGGCAAACTACCTTAACTCTAATCCCCTTCTTAACTCTTAACTGCTCTTCTAGCAGTCTTAATCCCTACAAACCAACACTAATAATGAACTTCTAGAATAAATACGCCTTTATCTAACATCTGAATGAATTATACAAAAAGTCAACAACAGCATTCGCTCTTAACCTTAAAGTGAAGCTATTCAAGCTGGTGATTATGATTTGAGAAATGGCTACACATGACCATGGTTCCAAACGATTGTCGCTGAGTGAGACTGTCTTTGGCCGTGTAATCTACAGTCACTCAAGACTTGTTGAGTAAGAGCCATACTTTACTAGTAGACTACCAAGAGTGAATCCAGGGGCTCGGGTGTAATGAGGCAATGCAACTGAAGTATGTGCATCCAAGCTAGCTGTAGAAACAGGGAAAATGCAATAGTTTCCTCCTTCAAATGAAACCTATGCAAACGCAACCACAGAAAAGTGGCCTTGCTTTTCGCTGGAAGTCAGGCCAGTAAAATCCATAGCGGGCCTGGAAATCCTAACAAAATCTTGGGTCGTCACAGAAAAACGACGTGACCTTGAAATAGTCAAGTGTACTGCAGCGTCCACCCTCAATCCAAGCAGTCCACTGCGAGCATCCTCCTGGCGGGGGCGAACGCTTGCGATCAATTTTTAGATCGCAACCAGAGAAAAGTCCTTGTGAGATGAGGCCGCCAGAGTTCCAAGCAATGGGGCCGACCCTCGAGGTGTAAGTGCCCTCATTACGGCCGGAAGCACGGCTGCTACAGGTCAGCAAGATGGCTATTATATTGGAAACGAGTCATACACAGAGACGATGCATCTGTCGGTGGTCCAATGCCCTACAGCATCAGTTTCTGTTCTTTCTTCGATGGCGGAAGCGGAAGTTGATGCCGCAAGACATAGGAGAAgcaaggagggcgacgagaatTTCATTGTAAATGTCAGTGGGTGGTGGCTGAGAtttcttgatgatgatggtggtggtggtgtttaGTTCTCGTCTGGAAAGGCGAAAGTCTCCCGTTTTAAATGATGCTCAATCGACCGCGGGCATGTCGATAGGGTTGGCTCAACGACCCTGGGTGCCAATGAGACACTATTGAAGTTTAAAGCACACTAGAAATACTACGGTGGTGGACCCGATGCTCAATTTTACACAGCCGGGATCGCGTCGAGTCCATTGAACTTGCTCGGGAAACCAGGGAGATGTACTTTTAATTGGTTCTAGCAAGGCCAACATTCACCCGTACAATCGTTACTTTTCCCACTTGTGAGAAAATCTGAGACCAGGAGCCTTTGTCTACAGTGAAAAAGACACAAATAATCTTTTGATTCTGTGGAAAAACCGGCTACGTAGAATAAAAGTGGTATTGATCGATGCAGTTAGAC encodes:
- a CDS encoding Putative Bile acid:sodium symporter/arsenical resistance protein Acr3, with amino-acid sequence MHTTPPDAMPKARQTHCPTDPDIAVATNATVPTEDQDHSDPLDRPKDQSSQDDLEQGLAQAGGGEKQVAEPAMPRQSADDRGSAFKALGWLDRLLALWIFLAMAVGIILGNFVSDIGPALQKGKFADVSIPIAVGLLVMMYPILCKVRFESLHQVFAHREIWRQIAFSVFINWIVAPFLMLGLAWAFLPDEDGLREGLILVGLARCIAMVLIWNALAGGDAEYCAILVAINSILQMVLYAPMAIFFISIISGDSTAQEISYSTVATSVAVFLGIPLGAAIITRFLVRRLASPRWFDVVFMRFLSPWSLIGLLYTILILFASQGRQVVQQIVSVVRVAAPLIVYFTVIFFLTLWLSRRAGFNYALSATQSFTAASNNFELAIAVAVASFGPDSQQALASTVGPLIEVPVLIGLVYLVRLVAKRWGFTA